AAACGAAAACGAAGTGAAACTAAGAAAGTTAGGAACTGTTAAATACATGTTTGTTGGAAGAAATGATGTGGTAATCGTTGGGGCCCTTACGGGAAGGGTCGTAGCAGAGGTGGACTTGGGTGTCGTTATCTTTGACGGTGTCGTGTAACTTCTTTATTATTGTCAATGTTTAACTTTAATGGCAATTTAACTAATGGACCTGGCTTCTCTGTTGTCCCTTTTGAAGTTGTTCCCGTGTTGTCCTCCCTTCGAAACGACGTCGTTTTGAAGGAACAGCACGGGAACAACTTCAAAAGGGACAGTAGAAAAACCAATTTCTTAACTAATCAAGGATAAACGTATGAGCTATGAATGCTTTACGGCCTTTACCAATTGAATTATTAATtcagtgataaaaaaaacatgttatgtcaatacaaaaaatattattaacttattgaaACAAGAGTAATTAACCGTTaggtttaattatgtttttagtttttttagatTAGGAAGTCTGTCTTTTTTCAAtcctcaaataaaaatttacatattttaattcctcaaaatctatcaaaggaattaaaaagagtaatttgtaaatttgagagactaaaaagaTATAAATCTTTATTTAGAGGCTAAAAAACAAATCTTTCTAAtttgaaggattaaaaataaaattacatttagagactaaaaagaaCATTTTGGTTCTaccacaatttttaaaatattctgcttattatatatatatatatatatatatatatatatatatatatatatatatatatatatatatatatatatatatatattccattaGTTAAGTTTTGGTCATCTTAATGAACTTGATAAAATATTGTAAGTTTAAGTTGCTAATGTAGGAGTGAGAATGTTCagcaagtgaaactaagacaactataagataataataaaataaaataaagcattCAACTCctttgaactttactcatttTACAAATTGACACtctaaactttaattttgtttcaattaatttttaaactttatcttcttctttttttcaaatatgCACCATGAACTTTAATTTCGTTTCAATCCATCCTTAAActttatatctttttcttttcatatacacacctaaatttcaatttcatttcaatTGTTTTTGGACAAAATTTCatcacaattaatttttaaaatttacccgttcataaataatttcttatattaaattgggtcaaattattaacaaaatagTTTTCAtctgtttatttatttcatctcaactatttattaaatttgtttttataaatctctttttcaaatattaaaacataataaaatttagaattaaaaaatcaaatatttttttgacaaaatttattatttccccttttatatatattttaatggtATGAAAATCTCCTAACTTGAAACTCACATAACAAAAGGTCAAATTGTAGCAGAAGTAGTAAGAGTAGAAAATACAACAATACTGAAATAAtaggaaggaaaaaagaaaacaatggcTCAGAAGAAAATTGGAAGCAAGGGGAATTGAATGGTGATTTGCAGTTACCTTTATATAGAATGAGCAATTTTCTCCGTTTGAAGTGGGGGCAGTTACATTCCGTGAATGATAGTGTGGGTACGTAGAAGTGAGGGATAGGATTTctataaaagtggagaaaaaatAGTGATAATTGTTAGATATGTATAATATTAATGggtaaagtttttaaaaagtaaaaaccaaaaaaagtcaACAAAATCAGTAtcccctttatatatatatatatatatatatatatatatatatatataaactcttttggtGTTGGCTTGCGCTTGAGAGACGCTAATGGGAACTTCCTCAAAATCAAGACTACAATAGCAAATGACATACCCGTTCCAAAGGAAGCAGAGGTTTAGGCTCTTCATGAAACCATTATCTGGACTCAGCAACTCAGAATCCACATCATTTTCGAACTAGACTGAAAAAAGGTTGTTGATAATTTTGTTAGCGGCTCAAAAGGCTCTTCTGATTTCCATGTCATTTTAAATAGATGTTGAGCAACCTTTTCCAATTTCAGAAACTTTAGGGTAAATTTTGTAAAGAAACAAGTTAATCCAGTAGCTCTCAACTTAGCAAGAACTTCAAGATGCTATGTTAGCTCTCATATCTTTGATTATATCCTATCTTGTATTGCTTCTCTAATCATAAATGAAATAACATAACTTTTGTTTTATTCTCATAACAAAAGATTacatgttaaaaattattaatctttcaagaatcttttgtttcaaaaaaacctttttcaaccAATTTAGTTATCCAAAAATTATCACtaaattaatccttaaatatttaattggCCATTAAATTAGTCCcttacaaattatattaaacttaaatgtatttttggtcctcttattttttaaaatatgtaattttgatccttttattttaaaataaaatttaaattctacaATTTTAGTCTCTCTATTTTAAAAGAGACATTTAGCTTTTCAATTTTGTAAAATCTACCATTTTGATTAGtctatcaaattcaaaaaaaattattgataagaaattaacttatttaatccAAATTTTATAATGGAacatgaaataatttatttaatctacGTTTGTTAACCTCTTAATAATCAACTAGTCAACTATTCCACATCAAGGgaaagaccaaaattataaattttagaaaaataggagattaaattcctctattttaaaatagaaaactaaaattaaaaattttaaaaaataaagagactaAATGCCTCCCATTTAGAATAggaaatcaaaattacaaattttgaaaaatagagaaatcaaaattaaattaaaaccgTTATATTATCACCACTCCACTCATCCATAAAGACaaatatgttaatattttaaaattttcttttaaagattTAATCTGTTTCTAAATCAAACTGTTTAGATTTATTTGAATACAATAACAAAAACTTCTAGGTTTCTTTTTTCATCACTTTAATCCTCTGTAAGGACCATGGTGACATTTTAGATATATGAACCACTAATTTGATGACAATTTTATGAAGCAATGATAGTTTAATTCAGAAAAGATTTGTTTAAAGGACTACTAATGCATAGATGGGGGCAACTGCTACTCGTTTACTCAACCCCTATTCATGattatttgtttctttgatCAAAATTGCGATCTCGCTGCAGAAGCACCACTAACTGCGAGAAGCACGGTGAGGCCAGACTCGAGTTGCCAATATGACTTAACAACCAACAAATCTACCTATATTTCATGGAACCTTGCAAGGACGCTAATTACAAAAATGGTAACAGTAAGTAgaatattaattgattttgggAGAAttgagccaaaaaaaaaattagggggGAAAAACTGTAAAATACTTTCTGTCGAGTAAACATCCTAGTTGATATCATGTTAGCTTGACTGCTCAAGCCCAGGTAGAGAAGTTGGCTGAAGGTTTGATTTGGGGGGAACACCTGCAGACTGCTTTAGGGATCTTGGTTTTTCTTCTCCTTGCAGAGAAGCTGCTGACTTCTCGGGGCGAAAATGAGTTCCTTCCAAACCCTGATCTGGCTTTctctttacctttttctttattaaaacaCCGTCTGCACCCTTGACATCATCCAGAGAACCACTTGAACTTCCCTTTGCTCTTTCTTGTTTTGGACCATTCTCAGAAGGATTGTGAACCCGTGCAGCGGTGATTGTATTAGAAACTGTCTTGTTTACTGAAGTATGAGTATGACTGCTAGAGTCTGTAGCTAACCTTTCTCGCATGGGCTGTTGCGAAGTAATTGGACTAGGATCAAATTGAACATCCTCCTCTTGTCGAGGTGCCAATAACTTTTTCCTCTTAATTTTCTCCTGATCCTAACAATAAGTAATCAGTGAGATAGAAAACTAAACATCATTCTCAAAAATATCAAATCCTGATTGTCATCTGTACATACAAAAAACAGAAAGCAAGTTCTCCAATTCTTCTGACATCAATGGCCAAAATGTATTCGTAGCatttaaaatcatgaaaaattaaatgccACATGTAAATAAATTCCTACCCCACCTCCCCAATTTTATGGCCATACAGAAATGgtctattaataaataaatgtctaGTAAAAATACCAAGATAAACCTTAGACAAGCTACATTGCTTTAAGAGTTTGAACAGAGAAGAAACAAATAAAGTAAAGCTCCTATATAAAAGCCTTGATGGCAACAGGAAAAAACATGATTATTGGAGCATCCTCATTTTGGAAGGCCAAAGACTAAGACGGCATCagttatcaattaattttagaattcaTGCATGCAAGAGAATTAGTCCCTCTAATAGACTAAGGCTCggtttggataaacttttccataaacacttataggagaagaaaataaggtaAAATGAACTGAGCTTCTTCCATGAGCTAAAATCAACTAATGCATTTAACTTTTATGGAAGCTCTTTTCATTTAACTTCTCCAAAAGCTAAAacacataagttgattttagtttatgaaGAAACTAAATGcattttaccttcttattttcttcaataagtaattatggagaagtttatccaaacaaaacctTAACTATACTAACAGATTCAACACCATACTATGATAAGGCCCAAAGAGTGGTTAGGTAGAACAGTAAAATGGTTAGGtggttaaaatttttattaaggaATTTAGCTTAAATAGTAGGACAGGGAATAGAAGAGGAGCATTCagattttttatagttttggaAGCAGCACATTGACTCAGTTGTAAAAGGGGAAACCCCTGGAAGGGAAAATCCTTTTTCTGTTGTGATTCTACAAAATTGTGTATTTGCTCTCTTCGTTCTCTAGATTTCTCAGTTCTTTTTGTTCAGTTTGTAACAATTTGGTTTGAGTTGCCAGATCTTGTTTTTCCATGGACAACATGGAATTTGATAATAGAAGCTCTGGAAAATACGATGCAGTTCTTGAAGATGATCAATAACCATGGGGTATGGGGTGCAATTATGTTCTCTAATTCTCTGGATGCTCATGTGGCACAGATAATTCTGAATCAATCTTTGATGAACCTTTGGCATGGACAAAAAAAGTTGAATTACCTAATTTTGATAGCAACAGCTAGAAGGGGTGGATGGCTTAGGTATCGTCTTCTTAAGGCACACCAGACAAAGCTGACTATATTGGTAGTACAACTTGTGTCTGTCAGCATGCATGGAGAAGCAGTGCATTGATTCCAACTTTTGAGGTAAAAGAAACAGGGCTTGGGCTTGGTCTAGGAAGGGTTGATGGCAGCGTCAATGCAAGGGTTAGGGATTGGTCTAGGAAGGGTTCCCCAAGTAGTAGTCAACTAAGGGGGTCAATGCAAGGGTTTGGGATGGGTCTAGGAAGGGTTCCCCAAGTAGTAGTCAACTAAGGGGGTCGAGAGAGGAGCAGAGCAGATTAGAGAAAATGCCAAAAGCCattgaacaaaaaatatcaaTCTCTCAGTCAGATTCTTCAGATTGCAAAACCATGTCTGACTAAGAATCCATATATTGCAAAATCTAAATTTCCATTTTTAGCCAAGGTGAATCAGATTTGACACATCCAGGAAATAATAGCTCAATAAGTTAacattttaacaatattttcagTGATTCATAATTCATAGTTATCTATTTAAAGCCATAATTAAGGTAAGGATGAAGAGACAAATTAAAAGACTCCTGTTTGGTTTCCACATAGGTATTTGCATGCTAGACCACAAATTACGATCATGGAACTCCtcttaaattttcaaaacagaGAACATGTAAACTGTAAAGGCTTCTTTGTTTTAATAGAGATTTTAGAATATTACTACACCAAAGTTAAGTGCTATTATTTATTGCAAAGGCATACCTTATGTCTGTTGTACAGTGCTCTGCGCCTTTCTTTTGACCTGCAAATTGCACGCTTGATCCCATGGTTGTCCATGTAACCATTTGGCCATAATTCCGCAAGCTGAAGAGGACAATGCACTTGAAAgtgagaaaaaatgttttaaaaaagcaAACATATTAATTTAGACACCAGAACTGCAATGcatatgcaatacacacaaaaaGTAACACAAGCTTCTGAAATAAGAGAATCATTTATGAGGACTCAGAAGAAGGAAAACAATGGCAATCAAGAAAATTTACATGTGCGAAAATACAATTGAGAATTCTTTTCAATGTTTTCAACATAGTTATCAATCCTAGATACCAATGCTTAGCAGCCAAACCTCAAGTTATAGTGGGATAGTGAATAGCATGATTGCTATTTTAAAGATTATTATACAGATATATGATCCATCATTACTTACATAATTACATATGCTAAACAAtacttgtaattaaaatttcttgGCCTATTCCAcactatcaataaaaaaatcataggtCTTGAGAAAAacatacaattaaataaaaacaaaaatgaaggaagaaaaatatcTATTAAGTCAGAATAGAGATGAGAACAGAGATGGGTGTTGTAAAAATTTCCATACATGCGAGGCTCCGCAGGTTTGGTTGCACAGCAGAACAAAgataagagagaaaagaaaggggttATCAACCAcagaaaaggagaagaggaaacGTAGGAAAATTGAGGGTTAGGGTTATATACGTTTTCTGAAAATGGAGGGAATTCAATTTTACACTTAAAGAACCCTCAAAAATGCTTTTCACTTTAGAGGCAGAAAAGGATTTTCACTGGCTTCTCAGCAAAAGAGGCTACAGCAGCTGTGAAGCAAAAACACCCCACCTGCAATTGTCACATCTGAATGACATTCTGCTCTGCACCTCCGCAATTGCACCACGATGGTGCACTATTGATAACTATGGTATTGAAAAGAAGGGATAGAAGAGATTTTAAATAGTACCAATTTAGTCATTTTAACTTAAACTAGGAGATATGGTAAAGAAAGTAAACCAAATCAAACCCAGAGGAAGAAGGTACTGAAAGTCTGACATGTAAAAACAAATCAAGTTTATGATTCTCTGTAGCATAAATTCATCATTCAACTCCTGATAAACACTAGAAATACATTAACTCTCTGCTAGACATATATTGAGAGGAAGGCGTAGAAAATTTGAACCACCTCAGCATACAACTTTCTGATTTGCGGACCAGCATTTTCATCTAACCCCTGGAACAATTGCAAATAAGATTCATTAAGAACATACTTCAAACCACATAGGATCTACAAAATAAATACTTTAGGTTCAAACTTCTGTACATCAACAAAAAGGTCATAGAGATCACAAATCTTGTCTTCCAATGCAGTGTCCATACTAAAATTCCTTGTAGTTATTGGCTTCCCATCAGGACCTAATTCTTGCTCCCCAGATACTCCAGCTTGCTTCTGTAGCTGAAATGCAGGAAAACATGAAAAAGCATCCCGTATTAAATAACCAAAAACTTcattaatcaatcaaaattacAGTTATTTCCATTAAAATTGCAATCAAGATACAATGCAAATATCAGGAAATATATCAACAAAACTAGATCGAGTTTCATAATTACAACTAATGAAATCCCTTTCCAGGTAAAAATGATACATAAGTAAACATGCCAAAATAAGGATTTGCATATAAAACTCAAAATTGCATTGAATCGATATAAAGGAAGCATCCataaaaaagagtgaaaataaGTATACTATGAATTATAACTATAATAGGGGGAACCAAAAAGTAGCTACATGAACCAGCTAAAACAAGCAAGAGTACTGAATATTAGATTTTGATATGGAATGAAATAGCAAGTATAACTATAATAAACCTTGGATTCCATAGTCGGGGCCTGCATCTTAATCATCTCAATAACTTCGTTCTTTTTCTGTTGAAACCTAACATCTTTCTCCTGCTTCGCAGACAAACCCATACTgatcataatttttaagtttctcTGTCGCAGGAAGACATTGAATAAGAAGATAAGTTTCAATTCAAGCATAAATGGTAACTAAAATTACCTATCTAatgatgaatataaatataaattataaacaaagagaagaatagtAGCAAAATTTCATTGACaacataaacaataaataataggtgggaaattatttttttttggattgggTTGTAAAAGAATGGAATTCATGGTTGAGTTTGTTTGACTTTTATACTGAAGAATaacttttgaaatataattacAGGAAATCACTAGAAAATTAGAATCCACTTgccacaaaattaattttatagtgaTAGGAATAgagattctttttttaaaaaaaaatcaccagcTTCTACTGTtagtgttagaaaaaaaaaacattttatcatgTAAAGagtatccattaccacaaattAGGGATTAGATTGATTTTTCGTATCCATGATTGATTCATTCTACCCTAATCcgtaattataaataaagagtGTGGGTATAGAACACATGCAAGTTCTACTCACCAAGGCAACAAAGTTTTACTTTACCTAAATCTGTTTCTATAGCATTAAAAATGGGAGCTTGAGAAACTTGATCAATTACGATTAGTGAGTGTTTGGTTCAATTTACTTAAAGgaataattacttatttttgcCCGCTTCATGAGAGAGTTTAAGAAATAAGCTAGTATTTCTCCCAAAATAAGCTATACCAATCTTGACTTAGAATCAATTCAGGAAGGCCATATGTCACTGTGGAGTCACCAAAGTCTAAAGCAAACAGGTCCTTCATTCCTGAAGGAAAACcagtttttattaaaatgaaagttGGCAAACAATCAATTAGAAATAAGAATTTCATAGACTCAGGCATGGCTCAGGCTAGGGTGGGGAACCCTCATAGGTCCCCCACAATAGGAGatgattttttcacttttagatttattctcttttaaatCAAAGGtccccattttcttttttataatagatAATTATCTTTCCTGATTTTCCCTTGACACCCTCACCCCTTTCCACCACAAAACCTCCATTTGCAGTAGCCTCACTCTCCCCATCAGTTCCTCCTTCATCCAACCCAAGATCCCCCTGCCCTATTATCGCTCTCCTCTCAATGACCATCTCTCCCTAGGCTCCCAAGTCCCACCAGCAGCACGACACGAACCCTCCAATGCTGTTGCACTGCCCTTGTCTGGTTCCGCAATGACTGCCTCACTGCCACCACCGAGTCCTCTCCTTCCTCATCTACTTCAACTGCGCTAACTACGCCGAGTCTGCCTCCATCGCCGCTGCACCGCCCTGGTTGAGTCTGTCTCTGACCTGTGCCAGAGCCTCTAGGCACACAGCTTCAATCTGGTAGTGTGCATCAGAAAGCCTGAGTCAGTGCTGGTGAACTTGGCGAAGGCCATCGACActggttttcttttttgtttatggTGGGTTGTGATTTGTTTGGGTTTTAGGTGATTGTTTCCGGTAGTGCTTTGTAATGGTAGTTTATGGTGGTTGTAGTAGAGGTTATGCTGTCCTAGGGTGGTTTATGCCTTTATGGTGGCTTGTGTCATTGCAGCAGCAGTGAGGCAACGACATGGAGTGAGAGAAGGGGGTGGGGACAGATTgggaaaaaagaagcaaaaaaagaaaaaaaaaattgaatcctttattttaaaagtaataaatcTAATGGCGAAAAAATCATCTGCCGCCATAAGAGGATTGCCCACCCTAGCTTGAGCCCTTAGATATATGACATTCAAatcataaaaagggaaaaggaaaaaaaaaggaatagaaGAGAATCAATCTTTAAGAAGGTCTCAAAAGTAAGTCACTCAATCAAACCACAATGTGATTAGGTCACGAATGTATTCAAGCCTAAAGATGGCATTGTCAAATCATATCCTAATCACTAAACAAACTACAAATAGTGCAAAAGTTCATGATAGTGGACTGGACAGCAAGATAGGTGATTTGAGAGATGCAATAAttagtttcaattttcaaattttgtataaCTTTTGGGTTCAACAACAAAAAGGCAGCCTAGTGCTATAAAGCTCCACCTATGCACTGGAGGATTATAACCGGAAACTGAAATACATACTAAAGGATTATCTGTTATGTTTATCAAGCTCAAATACCTTTAGTGTTCTGAGCTGAATCAGATGTCCAAGAATACTCATAAGACGGTTAAGTAACTCCTTTGATACTTTCCCTTGGCTTGCCTGCTGCAACAGAAACATATAGTCAATATTACAATGATAAATATTCTATACTCTAACTACCAGATCCAGTGAAATCAAAATATTGTATACAATGTCCAAACTGAGAAgacttgagaaaaaaaatacaaaattgtgcatatATCTAGAAGCCTTTAGCATaacaacaagaaaacaaaatttggcAATACCGCTAATCTAgcaactttagcaagtttcagCTTTATTTCTCTAGGCAATCTCCGTTTGACACCCTGAGGTGT
The genomic region above belongs to Glycine max cultivar Williams 82 chromosome 14, Glycine_max_v4.0, whole genome shotgun sequence and contains:
- the LOC100799794 gene encoding ubinuclein-1 isoform X7, coding for MCIPDANPNTGQPKEIEEEGAPQTNRFSAVIEKIERLYMGKDSSDEEDALDVPDDQYDTEDSFIDDAELDEYFEVDNSAIKHDGFFVNRGKLERINEPPVLPIQQAKKRRRKDIPKNPGENIDSHVSNKHVKVGKTATGKTASLPVKNTISSSHNLGVPGEHYEDMKFRNQLDVSGISSKRKTTDTRPMSDPPVCSKVSTDDAPAAAEDAEKKKTRVLQSKNTSDKYKDASGLLDTSHQKYHEKSASAHSKSHSGKTSSSVDNLEKTGRLKDKNGIRELPDLNLSVGKSAIQAPLMQKSENVLKKDGSTARPKITTLEKAIRELEKIVAESRPPTMENQEPDTTPQGVKRRLPREIKLKLAKVARLAQASQGKVSKELLNRLMSILGHLIQLRTLKRNLKIMISMGLSAKQEKDVRFQQKKNEVIEMIKMQAPTMESKLQKQAGVSGEQELGPDGKPITTRNFSMDTALEDKICDLYDLFVDGLDENAGPQIRKLYAELAELWPNGYMDNHGIKRAICRSKERRRALYNRHKDQEKIKRKKLLAPRQEEDVQFDPSPITSQQPMRERLATDSSSHTHTSVNKTVSNTITAARVHNPSENGPKQERAKGSSSGSLDDVKGADGVLIKKKVKRKPDQGLEGTHFRPEKSAASLQGEEKPRSLKQSAGVPPKSNLQPTSLPGLEQSS
- the LOC100799794 gene encoding ubinuclein-1 isoform X8, which encodes MGKDSSDEEDALDVPDDQYDTEDSFIDDAELDEYFEVDNSAIKHDGFFVNRGKLERINEPPVLPIQQAKKRRRKDIPKNPGENIDSHVSNKHVKVGKTATGKTASLPVKNTISSSHNLGVPGEHYEDMKFRNQLDVSGISSKRKTTDTRPMSDPPVCSKVSTDDAPAAAEDAEKKKTRVLQSKNTSDKYKDASGLLDTSHQKYHEKSASAHSKSHSGKTSSSVDNLEKTGRLKDKNGIRELPDLNLSVGKSAIQAPLMQKSENVLKKDGSTARPKITTLEKAIRELEKIVAESRPPTMENQEPDTTPQGVKRRLPREIKLKLAKVARLAQASQGKVSKELLNRLMSILGHLIQLRTLKRNLKIMISMGLSAKQEKDVRFQQKKNEVIEMIKMQAPTMESKLQKQAGVSGEQELGPDGKPITTRNFSMDTALEDKICDLYDLFVDGLDENAGPQIRKLYAELAELWPNGYMDNHGIKRAICRSKERRRALYNRHKDQEKIKRKKLLAPRQEEDVQFDPSPITSQQPMRERLATDSSSHTHTSVNKTVSNTITAARVHNPSENGPKQERAKGSSSGSLDDVKGADGVLIKKKVKRKPDQGLEGTHFRPEKSAASLQGEEKPRSLKQSAGVPPKSNLQPTSLPGLEQSS